The proteins below are encoded in one region of Paenisporosarcina cavernae:
- the folE gene encoding GTP cyclohydrolase I FolE, whose translation MSNVDKAKIEEAIKMILEAIGEDPKREGLLETPKRAAKMYEEVIGGVEEDPREYFTTVFHEDHEEVVLVKDIPFHSMCEHHLVPFFGKAHVAYIPQNGVVAGLSKLARAVASTARRPQLQERITSTIADVMTEMLSPKGVYVIVEAEHMCMTMRGIKKPGAKTVTAVSRGIYETDAVKRNEIMQFIQMK comes from the coding sequence ATGTCGAATGTAGATAAAGCAAAAATAGAAGAAGCAATTAAAATGATTTTGGAAGCGATTGGTGAAGATCCTAAGCGGGAGGGTTTACTTGAGACGCCGAAACGAGCGGCGAAAATGTATGAAGAAGTAATCGGAGGAGTAGAGGAAGACCCAAGAGAATATTTCACGACAGTTTTTCATGAAGATCATGAAGAAGTTGTGTTAGTAAAGGATATTCCTTTCCACTCTATGTGCGAGCATCATTTAGTTCCTTTTTTTGGAAAAGCTCATGTAGCATACATTCCACAAAATGGTGTGGTAGCAGGTTTAAGTAAGCTAGCGCGAGCTGTTGCTTCTACTGCGAGACGCCCTCAACTTCAAGAGCGAATTACTTCCACCATCGCTGATGTGATGACAGAAATGTTATCGCCTAAAGGTGTGTATGTCATTGTAGAAGCGGAACATATGTGTATGACGATGAGAGGTATTAAAAAGCCTGGAGCAAAAACTGTAACTGCTGTTTCAAGAGGGATTTATGAAACAGATGCTGTCAAACGAAATGAAATTATGCAATTTATTCAAATGAAGTGA
- a CDS encoding demethylmenaquinone methyltransferase: MSKSKEEKVHEVFEKISTDYDKMNSVISFQQHKKWREDTMERMNVQKGSHAIDVCCGTADWTVALAKDTGSTGKVIGLDFSQNMLAVGQEKVKEFEQVTLVHGNAMALPYEDNSFDFATIGFGLRNVPDYLQVLKEMHRVLKPGGMFVCLETSQSEIPVYKQLFRFYFRFIMPMFGKLFAKSYQEYSWLQESAKNFPGPKELAKLMETAGYEKIEVKKYSGGAAARHIGYKQSEI, encoded by the coding sequence ATGTCCAAATCAAAAGAAGAGAAAGTGCACGAAGTCTTTGAGAAAATTTCAACAGACTACGATAAGATGAACTCAGTGATTAGCTTCCAACAACATAAAAAATGGCGAGAAGATACAATGGAAAGAATGAACGTTCAAAAAGGTAGCCACGCGATTGATGTTTGTTGTGGTACGGCTGATTGGACAGTAGCTCTTGCGAAAGATACTGGTTCAACAGGCAAAGTAATTGGGTTAGATTTTAGTCAAAATATGTTAGCTGTCGGTCAAGAAAAAGTGAAAGAGTTTGAACAGGTCACCCTTGTGCATGGCAATGCAATGGCATTACCGTATGAAGACAACTCATTCGACTTTGCCACGATCGGTTTTGGCTTACGGAATGTTCCGGACTATTTACAAGTATTGAAGGAAATGCATCGTGTGTTAAAACCCGGCGGTATGTTTGTGTGTTTGGAGACATCTCAATCGGAGATTCCGGTTTACAAACAGCTATTTCGATTTTACTTCCGTTTTATCATGCCGATGTTTGGAAAACTTTTTGCAAAAAGTTATCAAGAATATTCCTGGTTACAAGAATCTGCAAAAAACTTTCCTGGCCCTAAAGAGCTTGCAAAGTTAATGGAGACAGCAGGATATGAAAAAATAGAAGTAAAAAAATATAGTGGTGGTGCTGCAGCGCGTCACATTGGGTATAAACAAAGCGAAATTTAG
- the mtrB gene encoding trp RNA-binding attenuation protein MtrB, translating into MTEKEFIMIKAEEDGVHVIGLTRGTDTKFHHSEKLDKGEVMIAQFTEHTSAMKIRGKAEIVSAHGTVLSDSKK; encoded by the coding sequence ATGACGGAGAAAGAATTTATTATGATTAAAGCAGAAGAAGATGGTGTACATGTCATTGGATTGACTAGAGGAACGGATACGAAATTTCACCATTCCGAGAAACTAGACAAAGGTGAAGTGATGATTGCTCAATTTACAGAGCATACTTCTGCGATGAAAATTAGAGGAAAAGCGGAGATCGTTTCGGCACACGGTACGGTTTTAAGTGACTCGAAAAAATAG
- a CDS encoding heptaprenyl diphosphate synthase component 1, with protein MSDQFIIDSIKTFKERCLRLVHHKTLLTYTGQPKLDDVRLFFLLLPFFVNGKWKEGQEEAAQAVALIQSALTAHDDIYEQEEISKDQQLTVLAGDFYSGMYYQLLAKTGDIELIQLLSTGIVSISEKKADFYDRKMLSFDHWMRNLTIIETLSFRQYYEYYGEENLISLMENGLILHVGQKTLNHWNESSLSNWSEIFLHKVHTPASSISSKDLFFQALDKVEKDVQDLISNLNSAPVGAMNFVRNNLLHHYSADIR; from the coding sequence ATGAGTGATCAATTTATTATAGATTCGATTAAAACATTTAAAGAGCGGTGTTTGCGATTAGTTCATCATAAAACACTTTTAACATATACAGGCCAACCGAAGCTTGATGACGTTCGCCTGTTTTTTTTGCTTTTACCTTTTTTTGTGAATGGGAAATGGAAAGAAGGGCAAGAAGAGGCAGCACAAGCTGTTGCGCTTATCCAAAGTGCATTAACGGCACACGATGATATATATGAGCAAGAGGAAATTTCAAAAGATCAGCAGCTGACCGTTTTAGCCGGTGATTTTTATAGCGGGATGTATTATCAATTGTTAGCTAAGACTGGTGATATTGAACTTATTCAACTTCTATCTACTGGTATTGTTTCGATTAGTGAAAAGAAGGCAGACTTCTATGATCGAAAAATGTTGTCTTTCGATCATTGGATGCGCAATTTGACGATAATCGAGACGTTGTCCTTTCGTCAGTACTATGAATATTATGGGGAAGAAAACCTGATCTCTCTAATGGAAAACGGACTCATTTTGCATGTTGGACAGAAAACGTTAAACCATTGGAACGAAAGCAGTTTATCGAACTGGAGTGAAATCTTTTTACATAAAGTACACACACCAGCGTCTAGTATTTCAAGTAAAGATCTTTTCTTTCAAGCATTAGACAAAGTAGAGAAGGATGTACAAGACTTAATATCTAATTTAAATTCCGCTCCAGTAGGTGCGATGAACTTTGTAAGAAACAATCTGTTACACCATTATTCGGCTGATATACGGTAG